CCGCAGCTCGCCTCGCGCATCGAGCGCGAGGGCGCGACGGTCGCGTTCGGGTCGCCCGGCCGTGGGCTTCCGGAGATCCTCGGGGTCGATATAGACGCCGAGGGTCCGGTCGAACCCGCAGACGGTCCGGGGTTCGACCTCTGGCTGAATACGATTCCGCGACAGGGCAGCGAGACCGTGCGAACCGAAGAAGCGATGTTCGCCTCGCTCGCGTCCCTGACACTCACGGAGTGATCATATGCCACAACCAAGCAGACCACGAAAAGGTTCGATGGGCTTCAGCCCGCGCAAGCGTGCGGCCAAGGAAGTCCCACGTATCCGGTCGTGGCCCGACGACGAGGGCGCGCCCGGACTCCAGGGCTTCGCCGGCTACAAGGCCGGGATGACCCAGGTGATGATGGTCAACGACGAGGCCAACTCCCCCCGCGAAGGGATGGAAGAGGCCGTCCCGGTGACCGTCGTCGAGACGCCGCCGATGCGCGCCGTCGCCCTTCGAGCCTACGAAGACACGCCGTACGGTGCAAAGCCCCTGACGGAAGTGTGGGCCGGTGAGTTCGACGAGGACCTCGACCGCGTCCTCGACCTCCCGAACGAGGACACCTTCGAGTCCGACGCCGACGACCTTCGGTCCGCCGTCGAGGCGGGCGACGTCGACGACGTCCGGCTCATCACCCACACCGTCCCCGCAGGGATGCAGAACGTCCCCAAGAAGAAGCCCGACGTGATGGAGACCCGCGTGGGCGGCGGCTCGGTCGACGAGCGCGTCGACTTCGCGCTTGAGCTCCTCGAAGACGGCGGCGAACACGAGATGTCGGACGTCTTCCGTTCCGGCGAGTACCTCGACGTCGCCGGCGTCACGAAGGGCAAGGGCACCCAGGGCCCCGTCAAGCGCTGGGGCGTCCAGAAGCGGAAGGGCAAGCACGCCCGCCAGGGCTGGCGGCGCCGGATCGGCAACCTCGGCCCGTGGAACCCCTCGCGCGTGCGCTCGACCGTCCCCCAGCAGGGCCAGACGGGCTACCACCAGCGGACCGAACTGAACAAGCGCCTCATCGACATCGGTGAGGGCGACGAACCGAGCGTCGACGGCGGCTTCGTCGGCTACGGCGAGGTCGACGGACCGTACGCGCTGGTCAAGGGCTCGCTCCCGGGCCCCGACAAGCGCCTCCTGCGGTTCCGACCGGCCGTCCGACCGAAGGACCAGCCGCGCCTCGACCCCGAGGTGCGCTACGTCTCGACCGAATCGAACCAGGGCTAAACAATGCAGGCAACAATTCGCGACCTGAACGGCGACGACGCCGGCACGCTCGACCTCCCCGAGGTCTTCGAGACCCCGTACCGTCCGGACCTCATCGAGCGCGCCGTCGTCGCCGCGCAGGCGAACCGAAAACAGGCGTACGGTGCCGACCCCTACGCGGGGCTCCGAACTCCCGCCGAATCGTTCGGCAGCGGCCGCGGGATGGCGCACGTGCCCCGCGAGAACGGGCGCGCGCGGCGCGTCCCGCACACGGTCAAGGGTCGTAAGGCGCACCCGCCGAAGGCAGAGAAAGACCAGGGCAAGGACATCAACGACAAGGAGCGGAAGCTCGCCGTCCGATCGGCGATCGCCGCCACCGCGGACGAAGAGATCGTCCGCGAGCGCGGTCACGCGTTCGACGACGGCGTCGAACTCCCGCTCGTCGTCTCCGACGACTTCGAGGATCTGGTGAAGACCCGCGAGGTCGTCGACCTCCTGGAGACGCTCGGCGTCCACGCGGACATCGAGCGCTCCGATGAGAACAAGAAGGTGAAGGCGGGTCGCGGCAAGACCCGGGGTCGGAAGTACACCCGACCGAAGTCGATCCTCTTCGTCACGAGCGACGAACCCTCGAAGGCGGCGCGGAACCTCGCCGGCGCCGACGTGGTCACCGCCGACAACGTCAGCGCCGAGGACCTCGCGCCCGGCACGCAGGCGGGCCGACTGACGCTCTTCACCGAGAGCGCGATCGAGGAGGTGGCCGACCGATGAGCTCGCTCATCGACCACCCGCTCGTCACCGAGAAGGCGATGGACGAGATGGACTTCGACAACAAGCTCCAGTTCATCGTCGATCTCGACGCCGAAAAGCCCGAGATCGTCGAGGAGATCGAGTCGCGCTACGACGTGTCGGTCACGAAGGTCAACACGCAGGTGACGCCGCGCGGCCAGAAGAAGGCGACCGTACAGCTGAGCGAAGACGACGACGCGCAGGAAGTCGCCTCGCGAATCGGGGTGTTCTGAGAATGGGACGACGAATTCAGGGCCAGCGTCGCGGTCGCGGGACGTCCACCTTCCGGGCGCCCTCGCACCGCTACAAGGCCGAACTCTCGCACA
This is a stretch of genomic DNA from Halobellus sp. MBLA0158. It encodes these proteins:
- a CDS encoding 50S ribosomal protein L3, yielding MPQPSRPRKGSMGFSPRKRAAKEVPRIRSWPDDEGAPGLQGFAGYKAGMTQVMMVNDEANSPREGMEEAVPVTVVETPPMRAVALRAYEDTPYGAKPLTEVWAGEFDEDLDRVLDLPNEDTFESDADDLRSAVEAGDVDDVRLITHTVPAGMQNVPKKKPDVMETRVGGGSVDERVDFALELLEDGGEHEMSDVFRSGEYLDVAGVTKGKGTQGPVKRWGVQKRKGKHARQGWRRRIGNLGPWNPSRVRSTVPQQGQTGYHQRTELNKRLIDIGEGDEPSVDGGFVGYGEVDGPYALVKGSLPGPDKRLLRFRPAVRPKDQPRLDPEVRYVSTESNQG
- the rpl4p gene encoding 50S ribosomal protein L4, giving the protein MQATIRDLNGDDAGTLDLPEVFETPYRPDLIERAVVAAQANRKQAYGADPYAGLRTPAESFGSGRGMAHVPRENGRARRVPHTVKGRKAHPPKAEKDQGKDINDKERKLAVRSAIAATADEEIVRERGHAFDDGVELPLVVSDDFEDLVKTREVVDLLETLGVHADIERSDENKKVKAGRGKTRGRKYTRPKSILFVTSDEPSKAARNLAGADVVTADNVSAEDLAPGTQAGRLTLFTESAIEEVADR
- a CDS encoding 50S ribosomal protein L23, whose protein sequence is MSSLIDHPLVTEKAMDEMDFDNKLQFIVDLDAEKPEIVEEIESRYDVSVTKVNTQVTPRGQKKATVQLSEDDDAQEVASRIGVF